Below is a window of Actinomycetota bacterium DNA.
GACCCACAAGCAAATACAACCAGTGGTTTAGGAATTAGCAAATATGAAGTGAACAGTAGTATTTATGATGCAATAATAGAAAAAGTGGACATAAATGAATTGATTAAAGAAACAAAAATTGACGGTCTCTTCATAATACCATCAAATATTCATTTAGCAGGAGCCGAGGTAGAAATGACAAATATGATGATGAGAGAACAGAAATTGAGAAGAATTATAGAACCAATAAGAGAAAAGTATGATTTTATAATAATCGATTGCCCACCAGCTTTAGGAATATTAACAATAAATGCTTTGGTTGCAGCAGATGAGATCCTGATACCAATTCAGTGTGAATATTATGCTTTAGAAGGGCTGGGTCAGCTGCTCAGAACAATTGAGTTAGTTAAAAATAATCTAAATAAAAATTTAAAAATTTGCGGATTTGTTATGACCATGTATGATTCAAGATTAAAATTGTCAAACGAGGTTGTTGAAGAAGTTAGAAGGCATTTTGGTGATAAAGTATATAAAACAATAATTCCAAGAA
It encodes the following:
- a CDS encoding AAA family ATPase; its protein translation is MKRVIAIANQKGGVGKSTTAVNMSASMANMGKKVILIDIDPQANTTSGLGISKYEVNSSIYDAIIEKVDINELIKETKIDGLFIIPSNIHLAGAEVEMTNMMMREQKLRRIIEPIREKYDFIIIDCPPALGILTINALVAADEILIPIQCEYYALEGLGQLLRTIELVKNNLNKNLKICGFVMTMYDSRLKLSNEVVEEVRRHFGDKVYKTIIPRNVRVSEAPSYGLPINLYNPDCKGAIAYENFTKEVINYGKKRFGERT